A stretch of the Gemmatimonadaceae bacterium genome encodes the following:
- a CDS encoding amidohydrolase family protein, translated as MTDGATVRIDAHQHYWRFDPVRDAWIDASMPALRRDWLPVDVVPALRCARVDGVVAVQASQSDGETDFLLALAAEHPFIRGVVGWTDLRAPNLAEWLAVRRGNTRLCGFRHIAQSEPMDFLRRPDVIAGIALLGEHGYSYDILIHAGQLAAAEFLVERCAGVRFVLDHCGKPPIASRELAAWRRGIAALARHEHVWCKVSGLITEAHWSRWRTDEITECLDTVAAAFGTDRLLFGSDWPVCLLAGSYAQVAELVETWALRLPAVERARLFGGTAVDVYRLEA; from the coding sequence GTGACGGACGGCGCCACCGTGCGCATCGATGCGCACCAGCACTACTGGCGGTTCGATCCCGTGCGGGATGCCTGGATCGATGCCTCGATGCCGGCGCTCCGCCGCGACTGGCTGCCCGTGGACGTGGTGCCGGCGCTCCGGTGCGCGCGCGTCGACGGTGTGGTGGCGGTGCAGGCGTCGCAGTCGGATGGCGAGACCGACTTCCTGCTCGCGCTGGCGGCGGAGCATCCCTTCATCCGCGGCGTGGTGGGATGGACCGACCTTCGGGCCCCGAACCTGGCCGAGTGGCTCGCCGTGCGCCGCGGGAACACACGCCTCTGCGGCTTCCGCCACATTGCGCAGTCGGAACCGATGGATTTCCTTCGCCGCCCGGACGTGATCGCGGGCATCGCCCTGCTCGGCGAGCACGGTTACAGCTATGACATCCTGATCCATGCCGGCCAGCTCGCGGCGGCCGAGTTCCTCGTCGAGCGCTGCGCCGGCGTGCGCTTCGTGCTGGATCACTGCGGCAAGCCGCCGATCGCGAGCCGCGAACTCGCGGCCTGGCGGCGCGGGATCGCGGCGCTGGCGCGGCACGAGCATGTGTGGTGCAAGGTGTCGGGGCTGATCACCGAGGCGCACTGGTCGCGCTGGCGCACCGACGAGATCACGGAGTGCCTGGACACCGTGGCCGCGGCGTTCGGGACCGACCGGCTGCTGTTCGGCAGCGACTGGCCGGTGTGCCTGCTGGCCGGCTCCTACGCGCAGGTGGCGGAGCTGGTGGAGACGTGGGCGCTGCGTCTCCCGGCGGTGGAGCGCGCGCGCCTCTTCGGCGGCACCGCGGTGGACGTCTATCGACTGGAGGCGTGA
- the fucP gene encoding L-fucose:H+ symporter permease produces MNVEPAAAVTSSGGTSAPLTERQYLVPFVLVTSLFFLWAIGVNLNDVLVPHLKKALDLSDFQSSLIQTAFFGGYFLMALPAGWLMRRLGYRYGILVGLSLCAAGTLLFQPAASARWYPFFLLALFVMACGQCVLEVAANPYVTVLGPPASAARRLNVSQAFNAVGAALTPILGARFILSGVEHTPAELASMTPAAVEAWRATEAIGVKGPYLVITALFVAVGLMIAFSKLPEVREPGDGEGRGLASAWRHPHLRNGVLAQFCYVGAQVGVASFVIRFVQQAMPGTGERDAAAFLQWHLLAFLAGRVAGAALMNRIPAPRMLSLVAALGIVAAAGAALGAGSLSVWMVVLLGLCHSIQFPTIFALAIDGLGDDTKSGSSLVVMSIVGGAIVPAMMGAVSDAAGIQAAFVIPVLCYLVVLFFGMRGYRHDAGLRA; encoded by the coding sequence GTGAACGTCGAGCCTGCAGCGGCGGTCACGAGCAGCGGTGGCACCAGCGCACCACTGACCGAGCGGCAGTACCTGGTGCCGTTCGTGCTCGTGACGTCGCTGTTCTTCCTCTGGGCGATCGGCGTCAACCTGAACGACGTGCTGGTGCCGCACCTGAAGAAGGCGCTGGACCTGAGCGACTTCCAGTCGTCGCTGATCCAGACGGCGTTCTTCGGTGGCTACTTCCTGATGGCGCTGCCGGCAGGGTGGCTGATGCGGCGACTGGGGTATCGCTACGGCATCCTCGTCGGGCTGTCATTGTGCGCGGCGGGCACACTGCTGTTCCAGCCGGCGGCGTCGGCGCGCTGGTATCCGTTCTTCCTGCTGGCGCTGTTCGTGATGGCGTGTGGGCAGTGCGTGCTGGAGGTGGCGGCGAATCCGTACGTGACGGTGCTTGGCCCGCCGGCGTCGGCGGCGCGCCGCCTGAACGTGTCGCAGGCGTTCAACGCGGTGGGCGCCGCACTGACGCCGATCCTCGGCGCACGCTTCATCCTGTCGGGTGTGGAGCACACACCGGCCGAGCTGGCGAGCATGACACCGGCCGCAGTCGAGGCGTGGCGTGCCACGGAGGCCATCGGGGTGAAGGGGCCATACCTCGTGATCACGGCGCTCTTTGTGGCGGTGGGGCTGATGATTGCGTTCTCGAAGCTGCCGGAAGTGCGCGAGCCGGGTGACGGCGAGGGTCGTGGCCTGGCCAGTGCGTGGCGGCATCCGCACCTCCGCAACGGCGTCCTGGCGCAGTTCTGCTATGTGGGGGCGCAGGTGGGCGTGGCCAGCTTCGTGATCCGTTTCGTGCAGCAGGCCATGCCCGGCACCGGCGAGCGGGATGCGGCGGCGTTCCTGCAGTGGCACCTGCTGGCGTTCCTGGCGGGTCGCGTGGCGGGTGCAGCGCTGATGAACCGCATTCCCGCTCCACGCATGCTGAGCCTCGTCGCCGCACTTGGCATCGTGGCTGCCGCCGGCGCCGCACTCGGTGCGGGCTCGCTCAGCGTATGGATGGTGGTGCTGCTGGGTCTCTGCCACTCGATCCAGTTCCCGACCATCTTCGCACTGGCGATCGACGGACTGGGTGACGACACCAAGAGCGGCTCGAGCCTGGTGGTGATGAGCATCGTGGGTGGTGCGATCGTGCCGGCGATGATGGGGGCCGTTTCCGACGCGGCGGGGATCCAGGCGGCGTTCGTGATCCCGGTGCTCTGCTACCTCGTGGTGTTGTTCTTCGGGATGCGCGGATACCGCCACGATGCGGGGCTGCGCGCGTGA
- a CDS encoding helix-turn-helix transcriptional regulator — protein sequence MVQFKHGTFDASFGALSDPTRRGVLEALGRADASITALALRFDMTLTGMKKHIDVLEQAGLVATEKVGRVRTCRLGPRGLQQEAAWIERYRQLWSERFDALDDVVETLKQEERTHGRTHRK from the coding sequence ATGGTTCAGTTTAAGCACGGCACCTTCGACGCATCGTTCGGCGCCCTCTCGGACCCCACCCGGCGCGGTGTCCTCGAGGCGCTCGGCCGCGCGGACGCCTCGATCACGGCGCTCGCCCTGCGATTCGACATGACCCTCACCGGCATGAAGAAGCACATCGACGTGCTGGAGCAGGCGGGGCTCGTCGCGACGGAAAAGGTCGGTCGTGTGCGCACCTGCCGGCTCGGCCCGCGCGGATTGCAGCAGGAAGCGGCGTGGATCGAGCGGTACCGCCAGCTCTGGAGCGAACGCTTCGACGCGTTGGACGACGTCGTCGAGACCCTGAAACAGGAGGAGAGGACCCATGGACGAACGCACCGGAAGTGA
- a CDS encoding SDR family oxidoreductase encodes MTGASTGAFLLTGRVAAVTGAGSGIGRAIAAEFVRAGAHVYCLDRDVAAVTAVAAAHGGAATAMACDVTDVNSVQRAFETIAGSHSLDILVNNAGVSHIGNVGSTAPEDFERLFRVNVQGVYLCTRAAIGGMASRGRGVIVNMASIAASAGLADRFAYSMTKGAVVAMTYSIARDYVSHGVRCNCISPARVHTPFVDNFLAASYPGREGEVFARLSAAQPVGRMGTPEEVATLARFLASDEAAFITGSDYPLDGGFLRLHG; translated from the coding sequence GTGACGGGTGCATCGACGGGGGCGTTCCTGCTCACCGGACGCGTGGCCGCCGTCACCGGGGCCGGGAGCGGCATCGGGCGCGCCATCGCGGCGGAGTTCGTGCGCGCGGGCGCCCACGTCTACTGCCTCGACCGCGACGTCGCCGCGGTCACGGCCGTCGCCGCGGCCCACGGTGGTGCCGCGACCGCGATGGCCTGCGACGTGACCGACGTGAACTCGGTGCAGCGCGCATTCGAGACGATCGCGGGATCACACTCGCTCGACATCCTGGTGAACAATGCCGGCGTGTCGCACATCGGGAACGTGGGCAGCACCGCGCCGGAGGACTTCGAGCGGCTCTTCCGCGTGAACGTGCAGGGGGTGTACCTCTGCACGCGTGCGGCCATCGGCGGCATGGCGTCGCGGGGTCGCGGGGTGATCGTCAACATGGCGTCGATCGCGGCGTCGGCCGGCCTCGCGGACCGGTTCGCGTACTCGATGACGAAGGGGGCCGTGGTGGCGATGACCTATTCCATCGCGCGCGACTACGTGTCGCACGGGGTGCGCTGCAACTGCATCTCGCCGGCGCGGGTGCACACGCCGTTCGTGGACAACTTCCTCGCCGCCAGCTACCCGGGGCGTGAGGGCGAGGTGTTCGCGCGGCTGTCGGCGGCGCAGCCGGTGGGGCGCATGGGTACGCCGGAGGAGGTCGCGACGCTGGCGCGATTCCTGGCCAGCGACGAGGCCGCGTTCATCACCGGCAGCGACTACCCGCTGGACGGCGGCTTCCTGCGGTTGCACGGGTGA
- a CDS encoding SDR family oxidoreductase has product MELGLGGRVVLITGGASGIGAAIARELVAEGARPVLVDRNAAALAAMQAALPSVRTVQAELRAPGACADAVAQALAAAGAIDAVINNAGVNDCVGLEHGTPALFRDSMDINLHHYYDTAHAALPALKLSAASGDWQPSILNVSSKVAMTGQGGTSGYAAAKGAILALTRDWAVELLPYNMRVNALVPAEVMTPLYRSWLDSLPDPAAREARITTSIPLGKRMTTPAEIAAMACFLLSARASHITGQHVHVDGGYVHLDRTLT; this is encoded by the coding sequence ATGGAACTCGGGCTCGGGGGGCGCGTGGTGCTCATCACCGGCGGTGCCAGCGGCATCGGCGCGGCGATCGCCCGCGAACTGGTGGCCGAGGGCGCGCGGCCGGTGCTGGTGGACCGGAACGCGGCGGCGCTGGCGGCGATGCAGGCGGCGCTGCCCAGCGTGCGCACCGTGCAGGCCGAGCTGCGTGCGCCGGGGGCGTGCGCGGATGCCGTCGCGCAGGCACTGGCGGCCGCCGGCGCGATCGATGCCGTGATCAACAACGCCGGCGTGAACGACTGCGTGGGGCTCGAGCACGGCACACCGGCACTGTTTCGCGACTCGATGGACATCAACCTGCATCACTACTACGACACCGCGCATGCGGCGCTGCCGGCACTGAAGCTGTCGGCGGCGTCTGGTGACTGGCAGCCGTCGATCCTGAACGTCTCCAGCAAGGTCGCGATGACGGGGCAGGGGGGCACGTCGGGCTACGCCGCGGCGAAGGGGGCGATCCTCGCGCTCACGCGTGACTGGGCGGTGGAACTGCTGCCCTACAACATGCGCGTGAATGCGCTCGTGCCGGCTGAGGTGATGACGCCGCTGTACCGCTCGTGGCTGGACAGCCTGCCCGACCCGGCGGCGCGGGAGGCACGCATCACGACATCGATCCCGCTGGGCAAGCGCATGACCACGCCGGCCGAGATCGCGGCCATGGCCTGCTTCCTGCTGTCCGCGCGCGCCTCTCACATCACGGGGCAGCACGTGCACGTGGACGGTGGGTACGTGCACCTCGACCGGACGCTCACGTGA
- a CDS encoding DUF1569 domain-containing protein, producing MPDPIQTLFDRQLADALIARTERLRANPPALWGRMTAAQAAAHCADAIEVACGDRRQPRMMVGRLLGWLIKPLALGDAKPLRRNAPTTPDLVIQDDRDIETERARLCAQIDRFVTAGPAGCTTHPHPFFGPLTPHEWAVLHYKHVDHHLRQFGA from the coding sequence ATGCCCGATCCAATCCAGACCCTCTTCGATCGCCAGCTCGCCGACGCACTCATCGCGCGCACGGAGCGGCTGCGCGCCAATCCGCCCGCACTCTGGGGCCGGATGACGGCGGCGCAGGCCGCTGCGCACTGTGCCGATGCCATCGAGGTGGCGTGTGGCGACCGCAGGCAGCCGCGCATGATGGTCGGCCGCTTGCTGGGCTGGCTGATCAAGCCGCTCGCGCTTGGCGACGCGAAGCCGTTGCGGCGCAACGCGCCGACGACGCCGGACCTCGTCATCCAGGATGACCGGGACATCGAGACGGAACGCGCGCGGCTCTGTGCGCAGATCGACCGTTTCGTGACGGCCGGCCCCGCCGGCTGCACGACACACCCGCATCCGTTCTTCGGGCCACTCACACCGCATGAATGGGCGGTGCTGCACTACAAGCACGTGGATCACCACCTGAGGCAGTTCGGCGCCTGA
- the psd gene encoding phosphatidylserine decarboxylase (Phosphatidylserine decarboxylase is synthesized as a single chain precursor. Generation of the pyruvoyl active site from a Ser is coupled to cleavage of a Gly-Ser bond between the larger (beta) and smaller (alpha chains). It is an integral membrane protein.) gives MSRPASVLLQYLLPKRTLTTLAGRVAAARGGAVTTALIRWFIGRYNVRMTEAADPDPSHYATFNDFFTRALKPGARPIAAADFTCPVDGAVSQVGAINGDQLLQAKGHFYTTTALVGGDESLAAHFTDGTFATIYLSPKDYHRIHMPIAGRLLRMIHVPGDLFSVNPDTARTVPGLFARNERVVCVFENDRGPFVMVLVGATIVGSMATVWHGVVNPPRTGAVREWDYSDQQVTLEQGDEMGRFLLGSTVVMLFPDQYVLFTPKWEAGLTVRMGEGIGIQYPRTAETRI, from the coding sequence ATGTCCCGCCCCGCCTCGGTCCTCCTGCAGTATCTCCTTCCGAAACGGACGCTGACCACGCTCGCCGGCCGCGTGGCCGCCGCGCGCGGCGGTGCGGTGACGACGGCGCTCATCCGCTGGTTCATCGGCCGCTACAACGTGCGGATGACCGAGGCCGCCGACCCCGACCCGTCGCATTACGCGACGTTCAACGACTTCTTCACCCGCGCCCTCAAGCCCGGCGCGCGCCCCATCGCAGCCGCCGACTTCACCTGCCCGGTGGATGGCGCCGTCAGCCAGGTCGGCGCGATCAACGGCGACCAGCTGCTCCAGGCCAAGGGGCACTTCTACACCACCACCGCCCTGGTGGGTGGCGACGAGTCGCTCGCCGCGCACTTCACTGACGGCACCTTCGCCACCATCTACCTCAGCCCGAAGGACTATCATCGCATCCACATGCCCATCGCGGGGCGACTGCTGCGGATGATCCACGTGCCGGGTGACCTGTTCAGCGTGAACCCCGACACCGCGCGCACCGTGCCTGGCCTCTTCGCGCGGAACGAGCGCGTGGTGTGCGTGTTCGAGAACGACCGCGGCCCGTTCGTGATGGTGCTCGTCGGCGCCACCATCGTCGGCAGCATGGCCACCGTGTGGCACGGCGTGGTGAACCCGCCGCGCACCGGTGCCGTGCGCGAGTGGGACTACAGCGACCAGCAGGTCACGCTCGAGCAGGGCGACGAGATGGGCCGCTTCCTGCTCGGCTCCACCGTGGTGATGCTCTTCCCCGACCAGTACGTGCTGTTCACGCCCAAGTGGGAGGCGGGGCTGACGGTGCGGATGGGCGAGGGGATCGGGATCCAGTATCCGCGGACGGCGGAGACGCGGATCTGA
- a CDS encoding SRPBCC family protein, whose protein sequence is MDERTGSDAAPTGSPTTVERTSDREMVVTRTVNGPARLVFEAWTKAELFRQWWVPRSYGLNLVSCVMDVRVGGEYRLAFLHEGATMEFFGTYLEVTPPSRLVWTNEEGEGVTVTTVTFEEIAGRTLVTVHDLYPSKESLDANTGSTGAMPESLDQLDELLASLGSAPTG, encoded by the coding sequence ATGGACGAACGCACCGGAAGTGACGCCGCCCCGACCGGAAGCCCCACGACCGTGGAGCGCACGTCGGATCGCGAGATGGTCGTCACGCGCACCGTGAACGGACCGGCACGACTCGTGTTCGAGGCGTGGACGAAGGCAGAGCTGTTCCGGCAGTGGTGGGTGCCACGATCGTACGGGCTCAACCTGGTGTCGTGCGTGATGGATGTGCGCGTGGGCGGCGAGTACCGCCTGGCCTTCCTGCACGAGGGGGCGACGATGGAGTTCTTCGGCACCTACCTGGAGGTGACACCGCCGTCACGGCTGGTGTGGACGAACGAGGAGGGTGAGGGGGTGACCGTGACCACGGTGACCTTCGAGGAGATCGCTGGCCGGACGCTGGTCACGGTGCACGATCTCTATCCCTCGAAGGAATCGCTCGATGCCAACACCGGGTCGACGGGTGCGATGCCCGAGTCGCTGGACCAGCTCGACGAACTGCTCGCCAGCCTGGGGTCGGCGCCGACCGGGTGA
- a CDS encoding dipeptidase: MSGLCRAVLLTVSAAPTLAAQQRAVADPLAHAKALLATTPLIDGHNDLPWAIRESRTAPSDVEAYDLRRRTPHQTDLARMKAGKLGGQFWSVYIPGDIRDSGYARVQLEQIDIARRVIARYPEALEPAGTAADVRRAFRRGKVGSMLGMEGGHAIENSLGALRQYYDLGVRYMTLTHNVTLDWADAALDSARHGGLTPFGREVVREMNRLGMLVDLSHVSPGVMSNALDVAQAPVIFSHSAARGLVDHPRNVPDSILRRLPRNGGVVMVPFVTSFVSPAVRAHNLERERAVTAIRAANGADTAGAASTIRSWDTAHPAPKATLEDVATQIEYVRRVAGADHVGIGSDFDGVDDDLPVGLEDQSTYPMLFAELIRRGWSDADLRKLAGENVLRALTQAEVAAKRLQRERPASVRTIRELDARVQP; the protein is encoded by the coding sequence ATGTCCGGCCTCTGCCGCGCCGTGCTGCTCACGGTGTCGGCCGCACCGACGCTGGCCGCGCAGCAGCGCGCCGTGGCCGACCCGCTCGCGCACGCCAAGGCGCTGCTGGCCACCACCCCCCTCATCGATGGCCACAACGACCTGCCGTGGGCGATCCGTGAGTCGCGGACGGCCCCGTCCGACGTCGAGGCCTACGACCTCCGCCGGCGCACGCCGCACCAGACCGACCTCGCTCGGATGAAGGCGGGGAAGCTGGGCGGGCAGTTCTGGTCGGTCTACATCCCGGGCGACATCCGCGACAGCGGCTATGCCCGCGTGCAGCTGGAGCAGATCGACATCGCGCGCCGCGTGATCGCACGCTATCCCGAGGCGCTCGAGCCGGCCGGCACTGCGGCCGACGTGCGACGCGCCTTCCGGCGGGGCAAGGTGGGCTCGATGCTGGGCATGGAGGGCGGGCACGCCATCGAGAACTCGCTCGGCGCGCTCCGCCAGTACTACGACCTCGGCGTCCGCTACATGACGCTCACGCACAACGTCACGCTCGACTGGGCCGACGCGGCGCTCGACAGCGCGCGCCATGGCGGGCTCACGCCATTCGGCCGCGAGGTCGTCCGCGAGATGAACCGGCTGGGGATGCTGGTGGACCTCTCACACGTCTCGCCCGGCGTGATGAGCAACGCACTCGACGTGGCGCAGGCCCCGGTGATCTTCTCGCACTCGGCCGCCCGCGGGCTGGTCGACCATCCCCGAAACGTCCCCGACTCGATCCTGCGCCGGCTGCCGCGGAACGGCGGGGTGGTGATGGTGCCCTTCGTGACGAGCTTCGTTTCGCCTGCCGTGCGCGCGCACAATCTCGAGCGCGAGCGCGCCGTGACGGCCATCCGCGCCGCGAACGGCGCCGACACGGCCGGTGCGGCCAGCACGATCCGCTCGTGGGACACCGCGCATCCGGCCCCGAAGGCCACGCTGGAGGACGTCGCGACGCAGATCGAGTACGTGCGCCGGGTGGCGGGCGCGGATCACGTCGGCATCGGCTCCGACTTCGATGGCGTGGACGACGACCTCCCGGTCGGGCTGGAAGACCAGTCCACCTACCCGATGCTGTTCGCGGAGCTCATCCGCCGCGGCTGGAGCGACGCCGACCTGCGCAAGCTGGCGGGCGAGAACGTGCTGCGCGCGCTGACGCAGGCGGAAGTCGCCGCGAAGCGCCTGCAGCGCGAGCGGCCGGCGTCGGTGCGCACCATCCGGGAGCTCGACGCCCGGGTGCAGCCGTAG
- a CDS encoding L-rhamnose mutarotase, with amino-acid sequence MSGAGTQRWCLALDLRDDPALIAEYCRLHEAIWPEIADSIRRAGITGMEIWRTGNRLFMVMETEGTFDAAAKAAADGSNVKVQEWEALMWRFQQPLPWADPGQKWVPMERVFALDGADGPALPRS; translated from the coding sequence GTGAGCGGCGCCGGCACGCAGCGCTGGTGCCTGGCGCTGGACCTGCGGGACGATCCGGCGCTGATCGCGGAGTACTGCCGGCTGCACGAGGCCATCTGGCCGGAGATCGCCGATAGCATCCGCCGTGCCGGAATCACCGGCATGGAGATCTGGCGCACCGGCAACCGGTTGTTCATGGTGATGGAGACCGAAGGGACGTTCGATGCGGCGGCGAAGGCAGCAGCGGACGGGTCGAACGTGAAGGTGCAGGAATGGGAGGCGCTGATGTGGCGCTTCCAGCAGCCATTGCCCTGGGCGGACCCGGGGCAGAAGTGGGTGCCGATGGAGCGGGTGTTCGCGCTGGATGGCGCGGACGGTCCGGCGTTACCGCGATCCTGA